A region from the Sandaracinus amylolyticus genome encodes:
- a CDS encoding ArsA family ATPase, giving the protein MPALLDQQFLFVVGKGGVGKTTVAASLGLAAARKGKRVLVAMANAKERLSTLLEVEPIGPHNQNVAPNFDAVNMVPQHALEEYGLMVLKSRTLQRAIFENRIVTALLRGTPGIEAWSMLGKAFFHTKETLPDGRSKRYDLVILDAPATGHGLDMLRVPKVIVDVAPPGLLRREAEDALALFRDPARCGVVLVTLAEDMPANETIELHGAVVKELGMNPQALVVNQVLPRLFTPSERDAVSGLAAQLPSGSVLHGLALAGRARAIREGVQEQSLAKLASALPKLPRVTLPMLFTPEFRRESIESLSSAF; this is encoded by the coding sequence ATGCCTGCGCTCCTCGATCAGCAGTTCCTGTTCGTCGTCGGCAAAGGAGGCGTCGGCAAGACCACCGTCGCGGCGTCGCTCGGCCTCGCGGCGGCGCGCAAGGGCAAGCGCGTGCTCGTCGCGATGGCGAACGCGAAGGAGCGTCTCTCGACGCTGCTCGAGGTGGAGCCGATCGGGCCGCACAACCAGAACGTCGCGCCGAACTTCGACGCGGTGAACATGGTCCCGCAGCACGCGCTCGAGGAGTACGGCCTCATGGTGCTCAAGTCGCGCACGCTGCAGCGCGCGATCTTCGAGAACCGCATCGTGACCGCGCTGCTCCGCGGGACCCCGGGCATCGAGGCGTGGTCGATGCTGGGCAAGGCGTTCTTCCACACGAAGGAGACGCTGCCCGACGGTCGCAGCAAGCGCTACGACCTCGTGATCCTCGATGCGCCTGCGACCGGGCACGGGCTCGACATGCTGCGCGTGCCGAAGGTGATCGTGGACGTCGCGCCGCCGGGCCTCTTGCGCCGCGAGGCCGAGGACGCGCTCGCGCTCTTCCGCGATCCCGCGCGCTGCGGCGTGGTGCTGGTCACGCTCGCCGAGGACATGCCGGCGAACGAGACGATCGAGCTGCACGGCGCGGTCGTGAAGGAGCTGGGCATGAACCCCCAAGCACTGGTCGTGAACCAGGTGCTGCCGCGGCTCTTCACGCCGAGCGAGCGCGACGCGGTGAGCGGGCTCGCGGCGCAGCTGCCGAGCGGGTCGGTGCTGCACGGGCTCGCGCTCGCGGGCCGGGCGCGCGCGATCCGCGAGGGCGTGCAGGAGCAGAGCCTCGCGAAGCTCGCGTCGGCGCTGCCGAAGCTGCCGCGCGTGACGCTGCCGATGCTGTTCACGCCGGAGTTCCGGCGCGAGTCGATCGAGTCGCTCAGCAGCGCGTTCTGA
- a CDS encoding TolC family protein, with product MTWLAVVAVSTVIALCPRTAGAQDGSSPVRAEDDTWAAPPLPQPPTERLTLEEALARADAEAVDLVIARLQVDRSEAAERIAWAGILPLVTGSVSYSRLDESIERAGVGTVRPADSITGQLTITETLSMRAVSQIRIAESESDAVRAELDDARRAAHAAIARVYFTALAAQRASELTRAQIADAVRQLRAAQLRVEAGAAIGLDAARAEVAALDAMRRAADADAALERAWDQLGEALGLDVAVEPAPSTLPSVPSEDAAIQRAQATRADVRAAMLRREQASRLVDDAWYRFVPSITLGWVGTLTAPTTIFNPDPAQWVATATLNIPFYDGGVRYGALRDAQTQVSQADEFLEGLRRRVRIEIRDARRRIDTAERALAIATRQAEIARRAVEQTEEGYRAGANTGLELDAARRDAEQADLQRILAELELDNARVDLLTAVGDL from the coding sequence GTGACGTGGCTCGCCGTCGTCGCAGTGAGCACCGTCATCGCGCTGTGCCCTCGCACGGCAGGCGCGCAGGATGGATCGAGCCCGGTGCGCGCCGAGGACGACACCTGGGCCGCGCCCCCTCTCCCGCAGCCGCCGACCGAGCGGCTCACGCTCGAGGAAGCGCTCGCGCGCGCCGACGCCGAGGCGGTCGATCTCGTGATCGCGCGCCTTCAGGTCGATCGCAGCGAGGCCGCGGAGCGCATCGCGTGGGCGGGCATCCTGCCGCTGGTCACCGGGAGCGTGAGCTACTCGCGCCTCGACGAGTCGATCGAGCGCGCAGGTGTGGGCACGGTGCGTCCCGCGGACTCGATCACCGGACAGCTGACGATCACCGAGACGCTCTCGATGCGCGCGGTGTCGCAGATCCGCATCGCGGAGAGCGAGTCGGACGCGGTGCGCGCCGAGCTCGACGACGCGCGGCGCGCGGCGCACGCGGCGATCGCGCGGGTGTACTTCACCGCGCTCGCGGCGCAGCGCGCATCCGAGCTCACGCGCGCGCAGATCGCCGACGCGGTTCGTCAGCTGCGCGCGGCGCAGCTGCGCGTCGAAGCGGGCGCCGCGATCGGTCTCGACGCGGCGCGCGCCGAGGTCGCCGCGCTCGACGCGATGCGGCGCGCCGCCGATGCCGACGCCGCGCTCGAGCGCGCGTGGGATCAGCTCGGCGAAGCGCTGGGCCTCGACGTCGCGGTGGAGCCCGCGCCCTCGACGCTGCCGAGCGTGCCGAGCGAGGACGCAGCGATCCAGCGCGCCCAGGCGACGCGCGCCGACGTGCGCGCGGCGATGCTTCGTCGCGAGCAGGCGTCGCGGCTGGTCGACGACGCGTGGTACCGCTTCGTGCCCTCGATCACGCTCGGCTGGGTCGGCACGCTCACCGCGCCCACGACGATCTTCAATCCCGATCCCGCGCAGTGGGTCGCGACCGCGACGCTGAACATCCCGTTCTACGACGGCGGCGTGCGCTACGGCGCGCTGCGCGACGCGCAGACCCAGGTCTCTCAGGCCGACGAATTCCTGGAGGGGCTGCGACGCCGCGTGCGCATCGAGATCCGCGACGCGCGGCGCCGCATCGACACCGCGGAGCGCGCGCTCGCGATCGCGACGCGCCAGGCCGAGATCGCGCGCCGCGCCGTCGAGCAGACCGAAGAAGGCTATCGCGCGGGCGCGAACACCGGCCTCGAGCTCGACGCCGCGCGCCGCGACGCGGAGCAGGCCGATCTGCAGCGCATCCTCGCCGAGCTCGAGCTCGACAACGCGCGCGTCGATCTGCTCACCGCGGTCGGCGATCTCTAG
- a CDS encoding efflux RND transporter periplasmic adaptor subunit: MSSNHRRLAAGLVLVALLAGGCGTGERGGGGAPSAAARAPAGPRTVVTARAEPTAWRRTLSLGGTLEAPERVEVAARVEGAIVGLDAELGDVVRRGSTLARITSEDFAARVAQSEAELAQARLDLERAERLAQGDLATRERLEQARTKLSVAEAQRALAGRQLRDTRVIAPFDGAIAQRLVSPGAFVRVGTPLFVLVATSPLRLAIDVPERLGGVVRESTPVTIELDGVTSETAGEAHVARVAPVVDPETRTFRAQVEVAAPEGSVLRPGTYVRATIDLGAVDDAVSVPRPAVFEVLGRSRVVEVVEGRTRPHDVEIVGEGEGVAIVRGLAPGAIVVARSPGLLAPDVEVRAGDEEDAEGAAAARAPDEAAGARSGS, encoded by the coding sequence ATGAGCTCAAACCATCGTCGTCTCGCCGCGGGCCTCGTGCTCGTGGCCCTGCTCGCGGGTGGCTGTGGCACCGGTGAGCGCGGCGGAGGCGGTGCGCCGAGCGCGGCCGCGCGCGCGCCCGCCGGGCCGCGCACCGTCGTCACCGCACGCGCCGAGCCGACGGCGTGGCGCCGCACGCTCTCGCTCGGCGGCACGCTCGAAGCGCCCGAGCGCGTCGAGGTCGCGGCCCGCGTGGAAGGCGCGATCGTCGGGCTCGATGCGGAGCTGGGCGACGTCGTGCGGCGTGGGAGCACGCTGGCGCGCATCACCTCCGAGGACTTCGCGGCGCGCGTCGCGCAGAGCGAGGCGGAGCTCGCGCAGGCGCGCCTCGATCTCGAGCGCGCCGAGCGCCTCGCGCAGGGCGATCTCGCGACGCGCGAGCGGCTCGAGCAGGCGCGCACGAAGCTGAGCGTCGCGGAGGCGCAGCGCGCGCTCGCGGGACGACAGCTGCGCGACACGCGGGTGATCGCGCCGTTCGACGGAGCGATCGCGCAGCGGCTCGTGTCGCCCGGCGCGTTCGTGCGCGTGGGGACCCCGCTCTTCGTGCTGGTCGCGACCTCCCCGTTGCGGCTGGCGATCGACGTGCCCGAGCGGCTCGGCGGCGTGGTGCGCGAGTCGACGCCGGTGACGATCGAGCTCGACGGCGTGACGTCGGAGACCGCGGGCGAGGCGCACGTCGCGCGGGTGGCGCCGGTCGTCGATCCCGAGACGCGCACGTTCCGCGCGCAGGTCGAGGTCGCCGCGCCCGAGGGCTCGGTGCTGCGGCCCGGCACGTACGTGCGCGCGACGATCGATCTCGGCGCGGTCGACGATGCGGTGAGCGTGCCGCGTCCCGCGGTGTTCGAGGTGCTCGGTCGATCGCGCGTGGTCGAGGTGGTCGAGGGGCGCACGCGCCCGCACGACGTCGAGATCGTCGGCGAGGGCGAGGGCGTCGCGATCGTGCGTGGGCTCGCGCCGGGCGCGATCGTCGTCGCGCGGAGCCCGGGCCTGCTCGCGCCCGACGTCGAGGTCCGCGCCGGCGACGAAGAGGACGCCGAGGGCGCGGCCGCGGCGCGCGCGCCGGACGAGGCCGCGGGCGCGCGGAGCGGGTCGTGA
- a CDS encoding efflux RND transporter permease subunit, with amino-acid sequence MTLSEICVRRPVFATMIVTAAVAIGALSFRELGVDQFPDVEIPVATVTTRLPGASPEVVETQVTQLVEDAVSTAESIDELRSTSLEGISIVTVNFLLDRDRDEAIQDVRDKVQTIIARLPDGVDPPIVTRFDVTALPVMTLVVSSDRDLRETTEIAEEEVAEALSGVPGVAQIQVIGGRRRAFQVLVDADALAQHGVTANEVESAIRAQNVELPGGRIGDSTREEGVRVLSQVRSAAELGRIVVRERPGSTPLRLSDLARVEDSEEEPRSLSRLDGQAAVSLTVQKQSGTNTVEVVDAVLARLDEIRRNVSGDVRIEVVRDQSVFVRRSIHEVELHLVLGALLASLAVLLFMGSFRSTIIAAISIPASIVTTFAILRALDYTLNNFTLLALTLSVGVVIDDAIVVLENVHRHVEEGKSPFQAAIDGTKEISLAVMATTLSLVIIFLPTAFMEGRVGRFWQSFGITTAFAIMVSLFVALTLTPMLCSRFLKPHVHDEKKNVMARAVDALNDRLERIYGKLVEWSLRFRWGVVLISIATIASTWPLLVAVGKDFTPQDDTSDFAVVLTMPEGSTLAASEALADEVEGVIRGVRGVERIYTSVGASRGGDDVTEVQMYVAITDLEQRDWPLSQAIAETRRLMRPYADLRPSVQNIGGFGGGARGAQLTFSLRGRDLGELDRVSADLMARMRASEGFLEVDTSAAVRKPEVQVQLDRDRAADLGVRATEVASALRTLTGGAPVSTIRDGDEQYDVWMRLEPEDRTSASRLAALPVRGASGPLRLDAISSFDRARGPAQIDRLDRTRQIEIGANLDEIPLGTAVSRVQELAQGVDMPPGYSLKFGGRARILEETMLNLLGALLLSFLFMYMVLAAQFESFLHPITIMLSLPLSLPFALLSLLMLDDTLNIYSAFGVFMLFGIVKKNGILQVDYTNTLRDRGVPLREAIIEANKKRLRPILMTTLTLIAGMIPIALGEGPGSATRASMAKVIIGGQALSLLITLLIVPVAYSLFEDARRWYAARKQPVVKAVEPEVEAAAED; translated from the coding sequence GTGACGCTCTCCGAGATCTGCGTTCGCCGCCCGGTCTTCGCGACGATGATCGTGACCGCGGCGGTCGCGATCGGCGCGCTCTCGTTCCGCGAGCTCGGGGTGGATCAGTTCCCCGACGTCGAGATCCCGGTCGCGACGGTGACGACGCGCTTGCCCGGCGCGAGCCCCGAGGTCGTCGAGACGCAGGTCACGCAGCTGGTCGAGGACGCGGTGTCGACCGCGGAGAGCATCGACGAGCTGCGATCGACGTCGCTCGAGGGCATCTCGATCGTCACGGTGAACTTCCTGCTCGATCGCGATCGCGACGAGGCGATCCAGGACGTTCGCGACAAGGTGCAGACGATCATCGCGCGCCTGCCCGACGGAGTGGATCCGCCGATCGTCACGCGCTTCGACGTGACCGCGCTGCCGGTGATGACGCTCGTCGTCTCGAGCGATCGCGATCTGCGCGAGACCACCGAGATCGCCGAGGAAGAGGTCGCGGAGGCGCTCTCGGGCGTGCCCGGCGTCGCGCAGATCCAGGTGATCGGAGGTCGTCGTCGCGCGTTCCAGGTGCTCGTCGACGCGGACGCGCTCGCGCAGCACGGCGTCACGGCGAACGAGGTCGAGAGCGCGATCCGCGCGCAGAACGTGGAGCTGCCGGGCGGGCGCATCGGCGACTCGACGCGCGAAGAGGGCGTGCGCGTGCTCTCGCAGGTGCGCTCGGCCGCGGAGCTCGGGCGCATCGTGGTGCGCGAGCGTCCGGGCTCGACGCCGCTGCGGCTGTCGGACCTCGCGCGCGTCGAGGACTCGGAGGAGGAGCCGCGCTCGCTCTCGCGGCTCGACGGGCAGGCCGCGGTCTCGCTCACGGTGCAGAAGCAGTCGGGCACCAACACCGTCGAGGTCGTCGACGCGGTGCTCGCTCGGCTCGACGAGATCCGGCGCAACGTCTCGGGCGACGTGCGCATCGAGGTGGTGCGCGATCAGTCGGTGTTCGTGCGGCGCTCGATCCACGAGGTCGAGCTGCACCTCGTGCTCGGCGCGCTGCTCGCGTCGCTCGCGGTGCTGCTCTTCATGGGATCGTTCCGCTCGACGATCATCGCGGCGATCTCGATCCCCGCGTCGATCGTGACGACGTTCGCGATCCTCCGCGCGCTCGACTACACGCTCAACAACTTCACGCTGCTCGCGCTCACGCTCAGCGTCGGCGTCGTCATCGACGACGCGATCGTCGTGCTCGAGAACGTGCACCGGCACGTCGAAGAGGGGAAATCGCCGTTCCAGGCGGCGATCGACGGCACCAAGGAGATCTCGCTCGCCGTCATGGCGACGACGCTCTCGCTCGTCATCATCTTCTTGCCGACGGCGTTCATGGAGGGGCGCGTCGGGCGCTTCTGGCAGAGCTTCGGCATCACGACCGCGTTCGCGATCATGGTGTCGCTCTTCGTCGCGCTGACGCTGACGCCGATGTTGTGCTCGCGGTTCCTCAAGCCGCACGTGCACGACGAGAAGAAGAACGTGATGGCGCGCGCCGTCGACGCGCTGAACGACCGGCTCGAGCGCATCTACGGGAAGCTCGTCGAGTGGTCGCTGCGCTTCCGCTGGGGCGTCGTGCTGATCTCGATCGCGACGATCGCGTCGACGTGGCCGCTGCTGGTCGCGGTGGGCAAGGACTTCACGCCGCAGGACGACACCAGCGACTTCGCGGTGGTGCTGACGATGCCCGAGGGCTCCACGCTCGCGGCGAGCGAGGCGCTCGCGGACGAGGTCGAGGGCGTGATCCGCGGGGTGCGCGGCGTCGAGCGCATCTACACGTCGGTGGGCGCGTCGCGCGGCGGCGACGACGTGACCGAGGTGCAGATGTACGTCGCGATCACGGATCTCGAGCAGCGCGACTGGCCGCTCTCGCAGGCGATCGCCGAGACGCGTCGGCTGATGCGTCCCTACGCCGATCTGCGGCCCTCGGTGCAGAACATCGGCGGGTTCGGCGGCGGCGCGCGCGGCGCACAGCTCACGTTCTCGCTGCGCGGTCGTGACCTCGGCGAGCTCGATCGCGTGAGCGCGGATCTGATGGCGCGCATGCGCGCGAGCGAAGGGTTCCTCGAGGTCGACACGTCCGCGGCGGTGCGCAAGCCCGAGGTGCAGGTGCAGCTCGATCGTGACCGCGCTGCGGACCTCGGCGTGCGCGCGACCGAGGTGGCGAGCGCGCTGCGCACGCTGACGGGCGGCGCGCCGGTCTCGACGATCCGCGACGGCGACGAGCAGTACGACGTCTGGATGCGGCTCGAGCCCGAGGATCGCACCAGCGCGTCACGGCTCGCGGCGCTGCCGGTGCGCGGCGCGAGCGGACCGCTGCGGCTCGATGCGATCTCGAGCTTCGACCGCGCGCGCGGCCCGGCGCAGATCGATCGCCTCGATCGCACGCGGCAGATCGAGATCGGCGCGAACCTCGACGAGATCCCGCTCGGCACCGCGGTCTCGCGGGTGCAGGAGCTCGCGCAGGGCGTCGACATGCCGCCCGGCTACTCGCTCAAGTTCGGCGGGCGCGCGCGCATCCTCGAAGAGACGATGCTCAACCTGCTGGGCGCGCTGCTGCTCTCGTTCTTGTTCATGTACATGGTGCTCGCGGCGCAGTTCGAGAGCTTCCTGCACCCGATCACGATCATGCTCTCGCTGCCGCTCTCGCTCCCGTTCGCGCTGCTCTCGCTGCTGATGCTCGACGACACGCTCAACATCTACTCGGCGTTCGGCGTGTTCATGCTGTTCGGCATCGTGAAGAAGAACGGCATCCTGCAGGTCGACTACACGAACACGCTGCGCGATCGCGGCGTGCCGCTGCGCGAAGCGATCATCGAGGCGAACAAGAAGCGCCTGCGGCCGATCCTCATGACGACGCTGACGCTGATCGCCGGCATGATCCCGATCGCGCTCGGCGAAGGGCCCGGCTCCGCGACGCGCGCGTCGATGGCGAAGGTGATCATCGGCGGTCAGGCGCTGTCGCTCCTGATCACGCTGTTGATCGTTCCGGTCGCGTACTCGCTCTTCGAAGACGCGCGGCGCTGGTACGCCGCGCGGAAGCAGCCGGTGGTGAAGGCGGTCGAGCCCGAGGTCGAGGCGGCCGCGGAGGACTGA